The following coding sequences lie in one Glycine max cultivar Williams 82 chromosome 19, Glycine_max_v4.0, whole genome shotgun sequence genomic window:
- the LOC100809509 gene encoding MDIS1-interacting receptor like kinase 2, with amino-acid sequence MVFIFPTLLSMKLKPLLLLHVMYFCSFAMAASPISSEIALEANALLKWKASLDNQSQASLSSWIGNNPCNWLGITCDVSNSVSNINLTRVGLRGTLQSLNFSLLPNILILNISYNSLSGSIPPQIDALSNLNTLDLSTNKLSGSIPNTIGNLSKLQYLNLSANGLSGSIPNEVGNLNSLLTFDIFSNNLSGPIPPSLGNLPHLQSIHIFENQLSGSIPSTLGNLSKLTMLSLSSNKLTGSIPPSIGNLTNAKVICFIGNDLSGEIPIELEKLTGLECLQLADNNFIGQIPQNVCLGGNLKYFTAGNNNFTGQIPESLRKCYSLKRLRLQQNLLSGDITDFFDVLPNLNYIDLSENNFHGHISPKWGKFHSLTSLMISNNNLSGVIPPELGGAFNLRVLHLSSNHLTGTIPQELCNMTFLFDLLISNNNLSGNIPIEISSLQELKFLELGSNDLTDSIPGQLGDLLNLLSMDLSQNRFEGNIPSDIGNLKYLTSLDLSGNLLSGTIPPTLGGIKGLERLNLSHNSLSGGLSSLDDMISLTSFDISYNQFEGPLPNILALQNTSIEALRNNKGLCGNVTGLEPCTTSTAKKSHSHMTKKVLISVLPLSLVILMLALSVFGVWYHLRQNSKKKQDQATDLLSPRSPNLLLPTWSLGGKMMFENIIEATEYFDDKYLIGVGGQGRVYKAMLPTGEVVAVKKLHSIPNGEMLNQKAFTSEIQALTEIRHRNIVKLHGFCSHSQYSFLVCEFLEMGDVKKILKDDEQAIAFDWNKRVDVVKGVANALCYMHHDCSPPIVHRDISSKNVLLDSDYVAHVSDFGTAKFLNPDSSNWTSFAGTFGYAAPELAYTMEANEKCDVYSFGVLALEILFGEHPGDVTSSLLLSSSSIGATSTLDHMSLMVKLDERLPHPTSPIDKEVISIVKIAIACLTESPRSRPTMEQVAKELAMSSRSSSMSPRTHTHLKD; translated from the exons ATGGTGTTCATATTTCCAACTCTTCTGTCTATGAAACTCAAACCACTTTTGCTGCTTCATGTGATGTACTTTTGTTCATTTGCAATGGCTGCTTCTCCTATTTCTTCTGAGATTGCTTTAGAAGCAAATGCTTTGTTGAAGTGGAAAGCCAGCCTAGacaaccaaagtcaagcttctcTCTCTTCATGGATTGGCAATAATCCTTGCAATTGGCTTGGAATTACATGTGATGTGTCCAATTCTGTTTCCAACATAAATCTTACACGTGTTGGGTTAAGAGGTACGCTTCAAAGTCTTAATTTCTCATTACTTCCAAACATCCTCATACTGAATATAAGCTACAACTCCTTGTCTGGAAGTATTCCTCCTCAAATTGATGCCTTGTCCAATCTCAACACTCTTGACTTGTCCACTAATAAACTCTCTGGTAGCATTCCCAACACCATTGGTAATTTGTCCAAACTACAATATCTTAATCTTAGTGCCAATGGTCTATCTGGGTCTATTCCTAATGAAGTGGGAAATCTCAATTCTCTTCTCACATTCGATATATTTTCCAACAATCTCTCTGGACCAATTCCACCTTCATTAGGTAACTTACCCCATTTGCAATCCattcatatttttgaaaatcaaCTCTCTGGGTCCATTCCTTCCACTCTAGGAAATTTGTCCAAGCTCACTATGTTATCTTTATCATCAAACAAACTCACTGGGTCCATTCCTCCCTCTATTGGAAATTTAACAAATGCTAAAGTGATATGTTTTATTGGAAATGATCTTAGTGGTGAGATTCCAATAGAATTGGAGAAGCTTACTGGTTTGGAATGTTTGCAGCTAGctgataataattttataggCCAAATACCTCAAAATGTTTGCCTCGGTGGAAACTTGAAATACTTTACTGCGGGGAATAACAATTTCACTGGCCAAATTCCTGAGAGTTTGAGGAAGTGCTACAGCCTTAAAAGACTCAGGCTTCAGCAAAACCTTCTATCCGGGGATATCACAGATTTTTTTGATGTACTTCCAAACTTGAACTACATCGATTTgagtgaaaataattttcatggTCACATTTCACCTAAGTGGGGAAAGTTCCATAGCCTCACAAGCCTCATGATCTCCAACAATAATTTGTCAGGTGTTATTCCACCAGAACTAGGTGGAGCGTTCAACTTACGCGTACTTCACCTATCCTCAAACCATCTTACAGGAACCATTCCTCAAGAATTATGCAACATGACCTTCTTGTTTGATCTCTTGATCAGCAACAATAATCTTTCAGGAAATATCCCTATAGAAATATCATCGCTGCAAGAACTTAAATTTTTGGAGCTTGGCTCAAATGATTTGACTGACTCAATCCCGGGACAACTTGGAGATTTGCTCAATTTATTGTCCATGGATCTGAGCCAGAATAGATTTGAGGGAAATATTCCTTCAGATATTGGCAATCTGAAATATCTTACAAGTCTTGATCTCAGTGGAAATTTGCTGAGTGGAACAATACCACCCACGCTTGGAGGAATAAAAGGCTTAGAAAGATTGAATCTCTCACACAATAGTCTTTCAGGTGGTCTCTCTAGCTTGGATGATATGATAAGCTTGACATCTTTTGATATATCATACAATCAGTTTGAGGGTCCACTTCCAAACATTCTAGCCCTccaaaatacttcaattgaagcATTGAGAAATAATAAAGGCTTGTGTGGCAATGTCACTGGCTTGGAGCCTTGCACAACATCAACTGCGAAGAAATCTCATAGTCATATGACAAAGAAAGTCTTAATATCAGTTTTACCCCTTAGTTTGGTCATTCTAATGCTTGCATTATCTGTTTTCGGAGTCTGGTATCATTTACgccaaaattcaaagaaaaaacaagacCAGGCTACAGATTTACTATCTCCAAGGAGTCCAAACTTATTATTACCAACGTGGAGTTTGGGTGGCAAAATGATGTTCGAGAATATTATTGAAGCCACAGAATATTTTGACGACAAATATCTTATTGGGGTTGGAGGGCAAGGACGTGTTTACAAAGCCATGTTGCCTACAGGTGAAGTCGTAGCTGTGAAGAAACTCCATTCAATTCCAAATGGAGAAATGCTCAATCAGAAAGCTTTCACAAGTGAGATCCAAGCTTTGACAGAAATCCGACATCGTAACATTGTAAAGTTACATGGGTTTTGTTCACATTCACAATACTCATTTTTGGTGTGTGAGTTTCTGGAGATGGGCGACGTCAAGAAGATTTTGAAGGATGATGAACAAGCAATTGCGTTTGATTGGAATAAAAGGGTGGATGTTGTTAAGGGTGTAGCAAATGCTTTATGCTATATGCATCATGATTGCTCACCTCCAATCGTTCATCGTGATATATCAAGCAAGAATGTTCTTTTGGATTCCGATTATGTAGCTCATGTCTCAGACTTCGGAACAGCCAAGTTTCTTAATCCAGATTCATCCAATTGGACCTCCTTTGCAGGAACCTTTGGATATGCTGCTCCAG AACTTGCATACACAATGGAAGCAAATGAGAAATGTGACGTGTATAGCTTTGGGGTCTTAGCATTGGAAATATTGTTTGGAGAGCACCCTGGTGATGTTACATCTTCTCTATTGCTATCATCTTCATCGATTGGTGCTACCTCAACACTAGATCATATGTCATTGATGGTTAAGTTGGATGAACGTCTCCCTCATCCAACTAGCCCTATTGACAAGGAGGTGATATCGATTGTGAAGATAGCAATTGCCTGCTTGACTGAAAGCCCGCGATCTCGCCCTACCATGGAGCAGGTTGCCAAGGAGCTTGCAATGTCTTCGAGGTCATCTTCAATGTCACCACGGACACACACACACCTGAAAGACTGA